In Candidatus Methanosphaera massiliense, the following are encoded in one genomic region:
- a CDS encoding PadR family transcriptional regulator, whose protein sequence is MKNLSNAGLRVLIMWFLSKEKLHGYILIKKINQFFKPQIDHNLMTPIRASKMYPVLKRMEEDGLIISSEGMHNNKKVKEYEITPQGYEVYHTIRLQLKEFIESDMWFDFLLDLLVTE, encoded by the coding sequence TTGAAAAATCTTAGTAATGCTGGTTTACGTGTATTGATTATGTGGTTTTTATCTAAAGAGAAATTACATGGATATATATTGATAAAGAAAATTAATCAGTTCTTTAAGCCTCAAATTGATCATAATTTGATGACACCTATAAGAGCTAGTAAAATGTATCCTGTATTAAAACGTATGGAAGAGGATGGCTTAATTATTAGTTCTGAGGGTATGCATAATAATAAAAAGGTTAAGGAATATGAGATAACACCACAGGGTTATGAAGTATATCATACAATTAGATTACAATTAAAAGAATTTATAGAATCAGATATGTGGTTTGATTTTTTATTGGATTTATTAGTAACAGAATAA